In Gossypium hirsutum isolate 1008001.06 chromosome D01, Gossypium_hirsutum_v2.1, whole genome shotgun sequence, the genomic window ccattgTCTTGCAGTACGGTGACAAACCGTGGTGTCTGATTTTGAACTGATTACAGCCCTCAGCTATCGTGCTgtcattcaagttcaatgcaatttccaataccatcctctctggaattctatatcggcatatgatgacattgacgcatgcagtagcctctatccatttgatgaagtaattaatgatctcaatagtgAATCAATGCTCATTAGAAGTCTTCCATAATGGTGATGTCCAAGCCCCATTTTGCTCGAAATTTGAgtcacccttttcgggttttcaacttaaaaccacttttggtcacaaagcgccctttttgggttttcgccttggcctctccttttcttttctttttctcttttcctattttattttgactttgattgatttctcttttttgcttttgactttgattttttcttttcttttttgtttttgattttgattttgatttttgattttttttcgatCAGAATCAATGTTTTTATAGATAAGATTtctcactttcatcttgtatgtgaAAAACCCTCTTTGGTAttagatttctttcatagagcatTTTGGAACGCCACTACGATAGAAAAGTTTAGACACTCCTCTTCAATCAGGATAAAATCTAACAAAACTTGAAgagatggaaactcgacttcaaacaGGCAAAGCTATACTAAGTCAacaagaaaggcattgccccgacaAAGAATTATATCGTTCATACAAATTTTGTCACTATGTTGTTGTACAGATTTCATTATCAGCGTTTAACtcggcatatcctggtatgatcatacaaaaaCATCTTTGAACCCTAGAGGTGACTCAACAAGGTCTCGCTTTGTCTTTGAGGTCAGGTCAAATCTAATCTTCACCAAGcccacaatttctaatgattccttgtgaggtaggatctgtctatcctccTGCTCAACCATCCTCAATAAGTCCGGAGGTAAGCTATaatctttgtcattttcaaagtcctgagatccctctgaacacatgcctcgctcaaaaggaaaatctgggTCTGTAGCAGAGTCATTCACGTAATTGATATCCGAGGACCCATAATAAGCAccgaagaaaataaaaaataatgtataaattcatgaataattatttgtaccatatgattatgaatgaatgaataacaatttagaaaaaaattcaaaagaatgaaagaatctggaattattcgtaaagaatgaaaatattgactCAGCAATAAttgcaaagatgcatttcattaaaataataacgttcagacatgagcctatttcacaaaggaattctatcatttttaggctaaaaacaacaaaaatgttctgaacattactctaaataggttctaaaaactacagggcTTTCTTCCGCAGCCTAATTGCTTAGAACACTTCCAAatttataagggcggatatctaacaaggtcccttcctCAGTTGCTTTTCGTCGATGTGAACATTTCCCACTCTTCTTCATGCATTGCATTCAATCCAtttatcaattatgattgggtaatggattCACTGCACtggaggaatcatcaaatttaacgacgcccatactgataagcctttcaattagttttttaaaggcaatgcaattttctatggaatgccctgTATTTCTCGCATGATATTCGCATTGTGCATTCGCATCGTGCCATTTGGGGCACGGAGGCTGTGAATGTTTCGTGTAGAGAGAGGCAACAATGTACgcatcgaataagctttgatacagctccttatacgacatgggaattggcgtgaactggaggttCTCAGTGCCTTGTTTCATAtaagattcttgtcttgatgaaccttgttgATTGGTAACCACCTTTCCTGGTTGGTTCACTGTAATTGACTTGTTGTATGTACTCACATGGTTCACTTCATTCTCCTTTTTCTTTGGGACTGACCTTTTATTATCTTTCTTATTCCCCATCTTCCTTGGGACATTTGTAGTATCTAGGTACTCCACCCTCGATTGCTTTGTTTCTACTGGGTTATCAAGAGCAACAGGAAAATTGTTCCTCCAATTGGATCTTGGGCCCGTCAAGTAACTCACTGGTGTTGCTGTACCAGTTTGATATCGTTGAGATCTGATGGTAAAGAGTGCCCATTGTGGGCGCCCATCTGGTTGGACCTGGTCACTTGTCGGAGTACAATCTAGGGAATAGGCAAGATCCTTATTATCAACCCCAAAGTGGACCACCGGATCTTTCCTTTTTTCTAACTCTCCAGCTAGCAGTCGGTTGAACTGGCTTATCATGGTTCTctgtaattctagcatctgatctctcATCTTCTGTTAAAATTCGGTCAATTGCTCCTGCATCTGTATCTGCATTCgctctaatttttccaacatttgttccatttctctagtcttggcttggataccgtaagggtgtttggttggttggttttccaaattagctgaaataaatttactcaattagactctttcaataGACTCTAATGCATGTAATGCAGATGCAAAATGAATGCCTAGAGAgacattgattttgattcaattacatttaggaaacttttctagaaagtaaattcatttacataaaacggatacatatacggcctcaccctcatattccaagaaacaacatcgatctttttcttcatctgcacgtttgaggtaatctcgccaatagatgccattgctagctctTTTTCCcaatcttggtcgcgatccatcatctacccgtcttcataaggctcgtcagcttctttaaggggTTGGAACGTTTAAGGCTCTCAGATGAtcgccttgaatcctcaggccatgaagcaaggtcacgaactcttcgatcgcccttcttgtgtttctcagaatatattcgggcagtcgtattgttttccactttatcaaggaattcgtattccatgacaagctttctaatttcgTAATCGGACTTggatcaatatctctttcctaagatgcaaatgcaatgcaatgcaatcataatcaaaacacaacaagaggggttagtacaaaacataagcaagcacAGAAAACCAAAAGTACCTAATCAGGTAAATACTAGGGattcggagtggctctacctaggttaagttcctaagtccactatatgaggtttggctctaaagtcatgtacccgaaccaacagattcctcgatcttcacccattataggctcatacagatcgagttcggttcaggggaatacatttccctatggctacacggagacgaaaatctcacgaagacataggtacggatgtatttcgaaagtgatccactatcctgcatggaggtgaaaacctcacgaaggagtagtttctcactcccacttaaaaggacaagactaaacagtcttatgcaatatgatgccaaaataTACCACTCAATTTACAATAATCATGCAAACAAGCGCAAAGAAaagatcgtaatttttcaaatcaaattttcagttttcaacaataagacagaaaacaatcaattttacggcttgactctctaaatgtccccagcggagtcgccaagctgttgacaccatttttttgataaaaacggggtcgacttgggttttgacgaaaacgaaaaaaaagggagtcgccaccaatcctttttaatgaggtgtgattggatcacctcgaaaagtggttgtttttaataaacggtttgattttattaaaacaacgattttggtccacgaaattcagaaaacgggttcgggagtcggttacgtacgaggaaggattagcaccctcgtaacgcccaaaattggtacctaattgattagttaatgtcttaatgtcgaaaattgataactttgaagaattttaaaaatacgatccttgtattaaaatgttgaaaattttttgagATAAGAAGCATATtttacgttaatcgagaaagagaatcatatccagtaagttaggacacgatgtcTCAAATTCCTGATACGcgaataaaaatgcttatttaaaaatatttggcTACCTCTGATTTAAAAGGGAGATCACGACCAATGAGTTAGGACGCGATTTTTTCaaatcccgagatcatttaaaacttgagtttgaaaagatttgtGTATTTAGATATtgtgaaaattgaaacccaataagTTATGGTATGACCTTCTTGAATTTTAACACGAGATGCTATTAACAAATTTTGACAtatcgagtaaaataaaatatggagTCGTAATAAAAGAATGTGGAAGCAAATTACATTTGTTGTTGTACATGGCAAAATCACAATGAATACGAAAGTATAAAAATGATACGAGCAATTGCAactaatatgaaataaataaaaggacaAATCGACAACATGCAAAATAACAACGTATACAaacgaataaaattaaaacattcattccagataataatgaaaatgaaaataaataaataatgaatacaattaaaaatgtaaaagagatatatatatataataagacatataaatatataataagatataaagatatatagatataaggtatatatatacgtatatgaaaattaaaaatggcATATAAATATGCAAATATGTAAGtaaatcttaatatatatatatatatagaaataatatacgcgcatatataataaaagtaaaaaaagaagtaAGGCCGACTTATGATATTTTTTACTATACGTaggtacatatacatatatagtaaTCTTTtagacataaaaaaataaaaaaataaaaaaataaaaaatacacaaaTGAAATAAAGACAATAATatcaataagaaaaaaataatattgtataataatactaaaatatttaatttaatgggGAGAATAAGTATAGTAGTCGATTTAGGATCAAAtcgaaaagaaaacaaaattttagggccgtaattaaagataaaagagacaaaaaggactaaattataacgcGCATGAAAAGCGGATGACTGAATAGGGAAATAACCCCTGTCGATTAAACGACGTCGTTCCAACGAAGTCAAAGCGCATGGTCTAGGGACCAAACTGAAATAGAAGCAAAATTCGATgccaaaattgaaaatataaaaaaattgcattGAATACGCCGCAAATGAGGGAGGACCTATGGCGCAAATATCCCCCTAAGGCAAAACGTGCCGATCCTTCCCCATGGGCCGGGTCACCGTGCGGGTCAAGGGgtctcaaaacggcgccgttttgttgACTCATTGCTTTGGCATCAAACGACGCCGTTCCCTTGAACAGATCAAGGCTAAACTAAGccctaaaaaaaacctaaatgttCATTTTGTATTGCAGAAAAGAGGGGAACGCTGCCTCCGTTCTTCAACCACTGTCACAACTCGACCCCCTCAGATCCCCCTCTGCTCCGATTGTGACAAGAGAGATGGGGATCCGGCCGATATAACGAAGGTAAACGCTTGCTTCTCCGCCACCTTGAAAGCCAGAACTCTCCCCTCTCTCATTTAGATTCGGACAGAGTAGGGGATGGCTCCAACGGTGCGCAAAGGTAAGATCCTCCCCcctctttctcttttattttctatatatatatatatatatattatttcgtATGATTAATGGCTAatagagaaggaaagaaaagaaccTAAAAGAACAGAGCGGTCGAGCCAAAGAAGAAAAccttcttttttcaatttttgtataTCTttctatgtatattttttttgatacaatatgcGTGATCTCCCACAAAATGCTGAAAAATGGCCTTTTTTATGgccgaaaataaaaatgaaaattacaccaattatattattgtttttttctattttctttttctttttgttgcttaTTTCTCTTTTTCGTTCGCTCGTCCTCTGTCGCCTGTTTGCTGTGTGTTTGTTGCGTTTGCTGCAGGTACGGCCGTACGAAGGCCAGCTGGAGGCTCGTGCGAGGGCAAAGGCTCGGAGGAGCACGTGGGTGACGGCGTCGGTGGCTGAAGAGGGAGCTAGAAACACTAGGGTTTCTATTTTTTGAAACGTAGTGGGCTATTGAGTGTTGGGCCTGAATCGGGTTTGTTGTATTAGGTCAGATTAGGTTTGGGCTTAATTGGGTTTGGGTTGTAACCGGGCTTAGGATTGTATTTTGGGTTAGGGTAGAGTTGGGTATTAGGAAATTTGgattgggctattttgggcctgttattgtaaaaaaaactgaacattttttttattatatatatatttaaattttgtttttaatatttgggcTCGGGCCGGGTAAAATTTGGGTACTacaatattttccgtaaaattttttacatgtaaaaaacggaccctaattttcaaatctgcatccGAAAcaatcatatatttttattaaattaaaaatgattcGATCAAAACCAAACCTTATCCAACACatctcatttttaaatttgaaataatgatatTTTCACTAGATTAAAAAAAGATTGATTGaaaatatccaatttaatttatattagagATGTTTATGGGATAAATCAGGCgtgattccaaaaaaaaaaaattttagactcAAACCCAACTTTCCCTATctaaattccaaaaaaaattaattttagacTCAAACCCAACTTTCCCTATCTAAATTCTCCATTTTACTaagtaaaaagtaataaaaatatttttttatttaaacgaaattatataaatatttaaataaaattatttatatatttttaaacaataaaatgggCCGGATTGGCCCAAGGTTGAAAAACTAAATCCAAACCCGGACAAACACAGACTGGGCTGGCCGGCCCATGAAACCTCTAAAAGCTATCCTATATTGCAGCTTCATTAGGCCTATTGGCCCATTTTCTTGTCGAATGACCCAAATATTATTAGCATAGAACCAAAGCCATTAAAAGGGCTTTCGTTTTTCTCTCAATCTGTCTTGAAGAAGAGGAAAAACCCTCTTAAAATACCCAGAGAGAGTGTGTTGAAGCCAGTTTCTTTCAATCGAAGAAGAAAGCTAGCAATTAAGACGGTGGCGTAGAGGAAAATGTTCAGGAACCAGTACGATACAGACGTTACCACATGGAGTCCTGCGGGGCGGTTGTTCCAAGTGGAATACGCGATGGAAGCTGTGAAGCAAGGTTCAGCCGCGATCGGACTTCGATCTAAGACCCATGTAGTTTTGGGTTGCGTCAACAAGGCTAACTCCGAGTTGTCTTCTCACCAGAAAAAGATTTTCAAAGTCGACGACCACATCGGCGTTGCCATCGCCGGTCTCACCGCTGACGGCCGCGTCCTTTCTCGGTATATGAGAAACGAGTGTATTAACTACAACTTCACGTATGAATCGCCACTTCCTGTTGGCAGACTTGTCGTCCAACTTGCCGATAAAGCTCAGGTCTTTCATTTCTTGAAATCCTAAATCTTTGaacttttttctttaaaaaaagggAAATGGCCTTTATTTTGAGTGTAGTTAAACTGATGGGTAATGTTGATATTTGGGTTTTCTTTGAGAAATTGAAAGTCGAAACCCTAATTAGTGGGTTTCTACCGAAGCATTTTAGTAAATAGAAGTGCAAAATTAACCATAAAATGGTTATTGACTCACAGTTAAGCGCGGCTTCCGTGTAGGAAACATTAATGGATCAAGTAATGTAGAAATAGAACTGCCCATTTGCATTACTGCTGAACTGATCAATGATTGAATTAATAGCCGAAGTTCTATCTAGAATAGAGGAAAATGAAACGGATAATGCGGATTAGTATGATACAAACAGACAGAAGGGTATAACTGAGGGGATCTCTTTCTTACTGATTATGTATTCAATTGGTGAGTTAGCTTTACTTGCAAGTTATGGATGAGGGTTTAACTGTAATTGGCATCAAGTGGCTTGGTCTGGTAATGATATTGTATTTGCGATTTGTTTCTGACCAAAAACTTCAGGGCATAAAGCAGGCAATAGACTATTCCATAGAAAGGCTGATTTGAAAAGATTGTGGGAGGTGAGTGTATTCCAGTTATTGTTTTATTACCTTGTTAGGCTTCTGTTAATTGAAGGATGAGAGTATAATAGGATTGAAGCTCAATTGTAGTTTGAATGGGCTTAATGGTTTCTTTGCATACAACTCGGAGAGCTTGGCATGCCTTTGTGTGCTCGGTTTTAGCTGTTCTGGTGTTAAGTGATTGAGTAGCAGTTTTCTGACTTTTTCATGATTACTTGATCTGTTCATTTGTTGATGCAAGAAGTGAGGCTGAATGATAAGTCTTTGAGGTTGGTTATAGTGAGTAACCGTAAATTGTGATAGATGATCTATGTTTTCATATGGCTCTTTGGTTAACATAAAAACTGTGGAAGCCCTCTGATGTTTATCTTTTTGCTTCGTCTCCTTACTGTTATTCTGTGCTTGCCATTTCAATTCACTGCTAAATTTTGTATATTACTCAACTGTATCTTAATTCAATTGCATATTTGGAGCTCTGACATTGTTTGTAATAATCTTGGAATCTAACATGATTTTTGATAGTTATTATCTTATTAATGTAGTGAGTTCACTTTTTCTTCTGATAATTTTGTTTTGGGGTGTTTACTTTTAACCCCATTAAATGAAATATAGTTGATGCCAAAGATGGCAATTTCTTGCGGAACACCAAACCTAATAACATAATAGTGTTATTTGTTTGTGCAATTGAAATGGGGGACATGCTTGTGTTTGGTTGCAGGTCTGCACCCAACGCTCTTGGAAACGACCTTATGGGGTTGGCCTGTTGGTGGCTGGCTTGGATGAATCTGGGGCTCATCTCTACTACAACTGTCCGAGTGGAAATTACTTTGAGTACCAGGCTTTTGCCATTGGGTCCCGCTCACAAGCTGCAAAGACGTACTTGGAGCGGAGGTTTGAGAACTTCGCAGATTCCTCTCGAGACGATCTGGTCAAAGATGCTCTTATGGCTATAAGGGAAACCCTGCAAGGAGAAACTCTAAAAAGCTCTATATGTACAGTTGCTGTGGTAGGGGTTGGAGAGCCATTCCATATTTTGGATCAGGAAACTGTACAACAAATGATCAATGCCTTTGAGATCGTGGGAGAGCAAGAAGGACCAGCTGCTGAACCTGATGCTGCTGCAGGACAAGAGGCTGCAGCTGAGCAGGGTGGTTCTACTGACGAAGGCGTGGCCCCAATGGATATTTAAGGATACCGGCATTGGGGCCCATCTCATGTTTAGATAAGGTTTTCTAGCGTGTTTTTGCGGATTTGAGTTAGTCACTGGTAGACATTATTGTGTTGgatatttcctttcttttgcaaaCTATGTTTTTACAATTGCTGCAAGCATGCACATGCTAGCCTGACCCAaaacttaaaactaaatttaCAGTTATACCCAAGATACAGTCATTCAAGTTGTCAACTTATTTTGGGTGTTAGTACAAATTTGATGCAGGCATCAGGGTTTGTGACTGACCCAAACTTTGCATCAGTGGCAGAAAAACGCTCGCAAACATATATATAGACTTTTATATTTGAAAGTATTCAACaatttataaatatgtatataattttttataagattAACAGTAATACAAACATATATGAATTATGCAATAAATTGTCATTTATTCATTAACTAACGCATGCACAATCCCTTGCTTTAAAAGAGCAACCTAATATTCAGCATTGTTTATTACTATTACAAGAAGTACTAGGCCTTTGACCACAAAGAGAAGTACTACGTCTAAGCACAGCAAAGCCAGTCGCCTGCTTTATACTGATACACGAGGAGAAGGGCAATTATAAGTAGAAAACAAGCATCTTAGGTACATGGAACATTAGACATCAAATTACATCTCTCCGGTCATGAACTGCGACTCTCAGTAACCATACAAACAGTAGAGTTTTATACCATGGTTCTATCCTAAAACATGTCCGGTATTatttggaaaagaaaaatcaTCCCTCTGCCATGTACTTGAACATAACAACAAATTTTTCTTGATGCCAAATCTCAAGACTTTTGGAGCAAATAAAAAAGcaactaataaataaaaaaaagatcatTTTTCAGAGGACTTTTGCTCTTTATCTGGTAGGACATTGTCTGGAAGAATTAGTTCTGGTGGAGTTTCACGGACAATGCCCAGCATTGAGTCATACTCTTCATCCCTCTTCGCAAACTTCTTGCGAAGAACtttctcaaattcaatttcatcaaagGGTTTTGCATTCTCAGCAGCATGTACCTGTGCAAGGTTGGTATAATTGGTGGCTGACTGGGAAATAAACGCTATCTCTTCTTCAGTTAGCTTCCTCAGGAATTTAGCTGGATTGCCTCCCCACACCTGTCAACCAAAGAAGATCGAACACCTCATCATCTAAAGTACAGGTACATTTTTACAGCATTGTATgacttaaaatattaatatgagCAGTAGAACTGTCCCTGTATTATAATTGTTACCAACAGGTGTCATAACACCTGTTTTATCTTTATCATctgaacatatatgtatatgttttctaacttctaatgcatgtttctggttatttttttattcataaatGCTACAACAAGAAACAAAGGTGACTCTGATTAACAGATAAATCAACAAGTtcatcaaatatttttgaaaacatgaccAGAAGACCATGGAGTTTGTGGTACCTCCCCAGCAGGGATCCTTGTATTCTGTCTCACAAGGGCTCCAGCAGCAACCATAGCATGTTTTTCCACAACTACACCATCAAGAAGTGTGGCTCCCATGCCAACAAATGCTTCATCCTCAACGGTACAGCCATGTAAAACAGCACTATGACCTGATCATTTCAAAGTTTCAATCATACCTTATTGATGGAAGAAACTTTTTTATCAGGTTAATTCACATGAAATGTATGGCCAATGCCACTTTACTTACCTACAGTAACATTGTTTCCAATGTTAGTTGGTAGCACTTTCCCACTTAGATTAGATTTTGCAACATGCACAAGGGAGTTGTCTTGTATATTAGTTCCAGATCCAACACTAATGCTGTTGACATCCCCTGTTCAAAGCAGGACAAGGATGATAATCAGGAAAATCTAGTAAAAATAATGTCAAAGAAATAACCCTAATATCTCTCCGAACAAATTCACAAGGGTCAAGAAAATTATAACTTCCTCTACACGGGGTGGTTAAAAGATAGTGGGGTAGGGTGTGATCTCAGAAACCTTCCTCTTCGAGAGATATAGTAGTGAAGAGTCAAATGTACTACCATTCAATAAAGACGTATTATTCAGGAATGATTCCCTAACCCAACTTTGTAGAAAGGCATTGCTATGTGGTATGTGGCTGCACAAATTCATTTTCAACTTTCTTATTAGAATAATAAGGAACTGCAGTCACACATGGTACATACACTAAATATACCAGGGATTTCATTTTGAGGGAAGAAAATAATTGTCCGAAATATCTtcttaacccaaaattttatctCCTTGATAGGAGAAGAATGATAAATACTAGTAAAAATGAACCTGCTCTACAGGAGAATAAGTCTGCCATCTTATGCATTGTGGTTGTATTTAAGGTTTTAAGAAGCATGTGGAGTTGAGGACATGAACCAGGTGGGGAACAAGGTATATTATACAAGTTGCAAGCGCTCGCTTGTGTGAATGAATGATTATTTAGGATGGCTAAAATGTTAAATGAAATAGTAAGACGTACCAGGAAGACAATACCATACaagataaatagaaaataaaattaaaagaactgATAATTTAAAGTTGAAACCAATAGTTAAATTTACAAACAACATTCCTGTAAATTAATTGTTAAAAGTTGAGACAAGTAATATCCTCACTAGGACTAGCTACATTTCTCTAGACCAATTGTGATAAACCCAGACATGTAGTAAATTTAAACTCATTCAGAATATGTGCAGAAATAATCAACTTAAGTCTACTATCTTTATTCACATAGTTTTCAAATTAAAGCACACTAAACATAAGCCAATAGTATTACCATTAATAATGTCTATTTGTTTCTCAAGTCACCATCTAAAAGTTAATTAGTATAACCCTAAAACTTCATATGCTAAGTTGGATATATAGTCCATCcttaaataatttctttttctttttttttggtcgaAACCAGGTTGTCCACTGCCAATAGCAGTGACTAATCCCCTCGCCGCGAGTGCTCTCCAAAGAGGTAAATGGCTGGCCGTGAAATGTGCTCCATTCCCCTGGGCAAGGACCAACCCCCCGACCTCATGATTAAGGGATGAGGCGAGCAACCACCACACAACACTTCTTTGGTGTGAGAAAGTTGCAAAGTTGGAAGTACATGCAGCTAATAGGGACGTAGGCATATGGTTTGCCTTTATTAGACTTATGTTGCTAATAGTTTTTGTTCTtaatcaattgaaaaaaaaaaaaagactattgCCGTCAAACAAAAACCAAATTGAGTATATAAGCAAGTATCTTACCCCTTAAAACACATCCATACCAAATAGAAGATCCTCTTCCCACCTGAACATCGCCAATGACAGATGCGCTAGGGGCTACGAATGCATCCTTGTCCACCAGAGGAGATTTATCAAATACGTTCATCAGAGTCCGATGCCTAGAAactatgaataaaaataaaaagaaaacatgaaTGCATTCggataatgaaaaagaaaaaaactaaagcGACAAAAGCAAAATCCTATCTTtgaacacacaaaaaaaaaaggtaaaacgaAGCCGAATTACCTCAGAAATCAGAAAGGCAAATAACCAATTAACCAGTACAATTGGCTAAATTAGGAGGGGAAAAAACCCTAAGTTTATAATCATAACTGTGCTTGTAATTTTATACAGAGGCAGTCTAATTGTTTAATAATAACATCAAAGAAAATGTAAGCTAGAAAATGAGAAGACATAAAAAGtatatttcatatttgaaattagCTGAAAACCCCCAAAGACTGAATCCATATTTGAGATTGGAATCAGCTTAGGAATAGAAGTTGaagattgaaatgaaataaaactcaCGTTGCTCCTGGAAAAAATAGTTGCCTTGTAGGCGGCAACCAAGGCGATCGAGAGCCTGACCGGTCTCCCGAATCCAGAATCCGACAGTGTATATTGCTTTTCCAAGGCTTCCCATCTTCAGCTTTGATCGGTGATTGCGCAGAGGGCGAGTGACTAGGAAACAAAGCTCGAAGTGCTGAGAAGGGAAATAATGCTCTCAGACCTCTCTTAGTTTAGTGGTAGACTGGTAGGGTTGAATCTTCTGGGCCTAACTCAACTTCTCTCAACTCAGTCTGAGTCTGTTGTATTGAGTTGAGTTGTCTTGGACTCTTCTTGAGTGATAGCCCAATAATAATATAGGTGTTTGGATTAAAGTTAGTAAATGATTAATCTCGGAACtttgtttaattgatttatgggtaaattacatcacaGGTCATCCAACTATgagtcattttcttttttgtcacctaactatgaatttttaaaattggtCACCTAGCTATggatttgtttcttttttggtcacccaactaatCATTTTGTCTATTTTCATTAATTGCGCCGATGGAAAGGTCACGTGGTAGttaaaaaattggtataatattaaatttaacctttaattttaC contains:
- the LOC107922007 gene encoding gamma carbonic anhydrase 1, mitochondrial, which produces MGSLGKAIYTVGFWIRETGQALDRLGCRLQGNYFFQEQLSRHRTLMNVFDKSPLVDKDAFVAPSASVIGDVQVGRGSSIWYGCVLRGDVNSISVGSGTNIQDNSLVHVAKSNLSGKVLPTNIGNNVTVGHSAVLHGCTVEDEAFVGMGATLLDGVVVEKHAMVAAGALVRQNTRIPAGEVWGGNPAKFLRKLTEEEIAFISQSATNYTNLAQVHAAENAKPFDEIEFEKVLRKKFAKRDEEYDSMLGIVRETPPELILPDNVLPDKEQKSSEK
- the LOC107922006 gene encoding proteasome subunit alpha type-1-A-like, whose protein sequence is MFRNQYDTDVTTWSPAGRLFQVEYAMEAVKQGSAAIGLRSKTHVVLGCVNKANSELSSHQKKIFKVDDHIGVAIAGLTADGRVLSRYMRNECINYNFTYESPLPVGRLVVQLADKAQVCTQRSWKRPYGVGLLVAGLDESGAHLYYNCPSGNYFEYQAFAIGSRSQAAKTYLERRFENFADSSRDDLVKDALMAIRETLQGETLKSSICTVAVVGVGEPFHILDQETVQQMINAFEIVGEQEGPAAEPDAAAGQEAAAEQGGSTDEGVAPMDI